In Bacteroidota bacterium, a single genomic region encodes these proteins:
- a CDS encoding HD domain-containing protein translates to MILFFLLAGRVWWTLGFSVAGAGIIFLVWNRTRINRISTQKSELELEVRRRTAEIEAQKAEIEKQNALLAGEKEKVEKLLSNILPKDTIEELKTKGKATARHFRLASVMFTDFQGFTKISSNLRPHELVEALDAYFIKFDEITSKYNIEQIKTIGDSYMCAGGLPIRNRSNPIDIILAAFEILRYVEKQNVQKRLEKEDTWNLRIGIHSGELIAGVIGTRRFAYDIWGDTVNIASALEHHGKAGEVNISGNTYYLVKDFFDCTFRGKIKTKSPDEVEMYFAHRIKPELSENGEGIVPNAAFREKLQSNLDRKFNYKKAEQHIVKLLKIKLPEGLHYHGLHHTFDVCDAAQRIAKAEGVSGEDLFLLLTAALIHDAGFTVTYMNHEDKSVELAKQILPQYGYSDQQLKVIEGIIHATKLPMEAQTLLEKIMCDADLDYLGREDFYPISEALKLEFLAQGIVKNDKEFDAVQIKFLNAHKYFTATAKASRDASKQKRLEEIMERYATYA, encoded by the coding sequence TTGATACTATTTTTTTTATTAGCAGGAAGGGTTTGGTGGACATTAGGATTTAGTGTTGCGGGTGCGGGAATAATTTTTTTGGTTTGGAACCGTACGCGTATCAATCGAATTAGCACCCAAAAATCAGAATTGGAATTGGAGGTGCGAAGGCGCACTGCCGAGATTGAAGCGCAAAAGGCGGAGATAGAGAAACAAAATGCGCTTTTGGCGGGAGAAAAGGAGAAAGTAGAAAAGTTACTCTCCAATATTTTACCGAAAGACACTATTGAGGAGCTGAAAACCAAAGGAAAAGCAACTGCCCGTCACTTTCGCTTGGCATCAGTGATGTTTACCGATTTTCAGGGATTTACAAAAATCTCGTCAAATCTTCGTCCACATGAGTTGGTAGAAGCATTGGATGCGTATTTTATAAAGTTTGATGAAATTACCAGCAAATACAATATCGAGCAAATAAAAACAATTGGCGATAGCTATATGTGCGCCGGTGGATTGCCGATTCGTAATCGCAGCAATCCGATTGACATAATATTAGCCGCCTTTGAAATCCTACGTTATGTGGAAAAGCAAAATGTTCAAAAGCGTCTTGAGAAGGAAGATACTTGGAACTTACGCATTGGAATACATTCGGGTGAGCTGATTGCCGGTGTAATTGGCACCCGACGCTTTGCCTATGATATTTGGGGAGACACCGTAAATATTGCCAGTGCGCTCGAACATCATGGAAAAGCGGGTGAGGTAAATATTTCGGGAAACACCTATTATTTGGTAAAAGATTTTTTTGATTGTACATTTCGGGGCAAAATAAAAACAAAGAGCCCCGATGAAGTCGAAATGTATTTCGCTCATCGGATTAAACCCGAATTGTCGGAGAATGGAGAAGGGATAGTTCCCAACGCTGCTTTCCGCGAAAAACTGCAATCGAACTTGGATAGAAAATTTAATTACAAAAAGGCAGAGCAACACATAGTGAAGTTGCTGAAAATAAAGTTACCCGAAGGATTACACTACCATGGTTTGCACCATACTTTTGATGTGTGTGATGCGGCGCAACGCATAGCTAAAGCCGAAGGGGTGAGTGGTGAAGACTTATTCTTGTTGCTTACCGCAGCACTCATTCACGATGCCGGATTTACGGTAACATACATGAATCATGAAGATAAAAGTGTGGAGTTGGCCAAGCAAATTTTACCTCAATACGGCTATAGCGATCAGCAATTGAAAGTTATTGAAGGCATCATTCACGCAACCAAATTACCCATGGAAGCGCAGACTTTGCTCGAAAAAATTATGTGTGATGCCGATTTGGATTATTTGGGTAGGGAAGATTTTTATCCGATTTCGGAAGCCTTAAAGTTGGAATTTTTGGCGCAAGGAATCGTGAAAAATGACAAGGAATTTGATGCAGTTCAAATTAAGTTTTTGAATGCACATAAATATTTTACTGCAACCGCCAAGGCTTCACGTGATGCCTCGAAACAAAAGCGTTTAGAAGAAATTATGGAGCGCTATGCTACCTATGCTTAA
- a CDS encoding universal stress protein: protein MESTENLILVPTDYTEVADCAINHALKLASILQGKISLLHVVAKEDEVKPNMDKLQKIADELQRAHIIKVNPIVKLGNIFDDIGGVAKEINARLIIMGTHGVKGFQHITGSYAIKVITNSSTPFIVVQKRKIREGYGKIVLPMDMTKETKQKVDLTIKMAQYFKSKVHIYTPLETGEFESNKVTRNMFFAIKEMEKNGIAYDTKVADKSGNFVKQMLAYASSVDADLIAIVNNQEKGIPEFVAGLDERQIITNEAQIPVLSINPVQSSISGSVLFFK, encoded by the coding sequence ATGGAGAGTACTGAAAATTTGATATTAGTCCCTACGGATTATACTGAAGTTGCCGACTGTGCAATTAATCACGCACTTAAACTGGCTTCCATCCTACAGGGAAAAATCTCTTTGTTGCATGTGGTTGCTAAAGAAGATGAGGTGAAGCCAAACATGGATAAGCTTCAAAAAATTGCGGATGAATTGCAACGTGCTCACATAATTAAGGTTAACCCAATTGTAAAACTCGGAAATATTTTTGACGATATTGGCGGTGTAGCCAAAGAAATAAATGCCCGCTTAATTATTATGGGAACCCATGGTGTAAAAGGGTTTCAACACATTACCGGCTCCTACGCCATAAAAGTAATCACCAACTCAAGCACACCCTTTATTGTGGTGCAAAAACGCAAAATACGCGAAGGTTACGGCAAAATTGTATTGCCAATGGACATGACCAAAGAAACCAAGCAAAAAGTGGATCTTACCATAAAAATGGCACAGTATTTTAAATCAAAAGTGCACATTTACACTCCCCTAGAAACGGGAGAATTCGAATCCAATAAAGTAACCCGAAACATGTTTTTTGCCATTAAAGAAATGGAGAAAAATGGGATTGCTTACGATACCAAAGTAGCCGATAAAAGCGGTAATTTTGTAAAGCAAATGTTGGCCTATGCAAGCTCCGTAGATGCCGATTTAATTGCCATTGTCAACAACCAAGAAAAAGGAATTCCAGAATTTGTTGCCGGTTTAGACGAGCGCCAAATCATCACCAACGAAGCGCAAATACCTGTACTTTCTATAAATCCGGTGCAGTCTTCTATCAGCGGAAGTGTGCTGTTCTTTAAATAA
- a CDS encoding fasciclin domain-containing protein, whose amino-acid sequence MKKSILLVSFALAYTIGNVSAQEAAKAMSARKNITENVSKDKELTSLNDGLKATSMGKKLEAKGQFTFFAITNGGFDKTLHGGTPKMMSEEYLPMLDKILNYHTINGVLTIQDLKNRVEMEKGTAMLKTMNGESLKLTIENGQLMLSDAIGNKATIVESDLKQSNGIVHVIDTMLLPQGM is encoded by the coding sequence ATGAAAAAATCAATTTTACTTGTTTCATTCGCCCTTGCATACACCATAGGTAATGTAAGCGCTCAAGAAGCCGCAAAAGCTATGTCGGCACGTAAAAACATTACTGAAAACGTAAGTAAAGACAAAGAGTTGACATCCTTAAACGATGGCTTGAAAGCTACTTCCATGGGAAAAAAACTGGAAGCCAAAGGGCAATTCACCTTCTTTGCCATTACAAATGGCGGATTCGACAAAACATTGCATGGTGGAACCCCAAAAATGATGTCTGAAGAGTACTTACCCATGCTCGATAAAATTTTGAATTATCATACCATCAATGGAGTCCTTACCATCCAAGACTTGAAAAACAGAGTCGAGATGGAAAAAGGAACAGCAATGCTCAAAACCATGAATGGTGAATCCTTAAAACTAACCATCGAAAATGGCCAACTAATGCTATCAGATGCAATTGGCAACAAAGCCACCATTGTGGAATCAGACTTGAAACAAAGTAATGGTATTGTGCACGTAATTGATACCATGCTATTGCCTCAGGGGATGTAA
- a CDS encoding TIGR00730 family Rossman fold protein, whose protein sequence is MKQKKTDEHLFLEGPRSRIKELGFAFKVFVEFIKGFRTFHFLGPCVTVFGSARFKEGHPYYDMTRKMGEALAHIGFTVMTGGGPGLMEAANRGAKDVNGKSVGCNITLPVEQQHNAYLDRWVKMEYFFVRKVLLYKYSFAFVVMPGGFGTLDEFFESITLIQTHKMKNFPVVVMGKAYHAKLMEHLDGMVKDKTITEEDRKLFLLTDDIREAIEHIEANAIQKFNLRKVQELQPKRILGEAVQH, encoded by the coding sequence ATGAAACAGAAAAAAACTGACGAGCATTTGTTCTTAGAGGGGCCGCGCTCAAGGATAAAAGAGCTTGGTTTTGCTTTTAAGGTATTCGTTGAATTTATTAAGGGATTTCGCACCTTTCATTTTTTAGGCCCATGTGTAACCGTGTTTGGTTCAGCCCGATTTAAAGAAGGTCATCCTTATTACGATATGACCCGAAAAATGGGAGAAGCATTAGCACACATTGGGTTTACTGTAATGACAGGTGGTGGACCGGGATTAATGGAAGCAGCAAATAGAGGAGCAAAGGATGTAAATGGAAAATCAGTTGGCTGCAATATTACTCTACCTGTGGAGCAGCAGCACAATGCGTATCTTGACCGTTGGGTGAAAATGGAATATTTTTTTGTTCGAAAGGTGCTGTTATATAAATACTCCTTTGCTTTTGTGGTGATGCCGGGCGGATTCGGCACACTGGATGAATTTTTTGAATCCATTACACTCATTCAAACCCATAAAATGAAAAATTTTCCGGTAGTGGTGATGGGAAAAGCCTACCATGCAAAACTGATGGAACATTTGGATGGGATGGTAAAAGATAAGACCATAACAGAAGAGGATCGCAAATTATTTTTGTTAACAGACGACATTCGAGAAGCCATTGAGCACATCGAGGCCAATGCCATACAAAAATTTAATCTCAGAAAAGTTCAAGAATTGCAGCCGAAGCGCATATTGGGAGAAGCTGTGCAGCACTAA
- a CDS encoding KUP/HAK/KT family potassium transporter produces MSSEKHHINKVTLAGLMVTLGIIYGDIGTSPLYVLKAIVGNDPINKDVVLGAVSCIFWTLTLQTTIKYVIITLRADNKGEGGIFSLYALVRRTKRKWLLVPAIIGGSTLLADGIITPPISVASSIEGLRLFSANIPTVPIVILIISVLFFIQQFGTKMVGKFFGPVMLIWFSMLAILGISQLVHNPGVLKALNPYYAYYVLSNYPNAMLLLGAVFLCTTGAEALYSDLGHCGKENIRMSWIFVKTCLVLNYFGQAAWLIAHHDEKLSAFAGGNPFFSIMPQWFYGTGIIIAASAAIVASQALISGSFTLINEAMRLNFWPKVRVVYPTNLRGQIYIPSVNWLLMWGCIFVVLFFKESSNMEAAYGLAIVLTMLMTTTLLTYYMILKRYNPVYIVLSLIIYLGIEISFLIANLNKFVHGGYVTLLIAAILITVMAVWYQARKIKNRYVEFVKLKDYLPLLADLSADLSIPKYATHLVYLSSADKHDELESKVIYSIMQKQPKRADIYWFLHVDVVDEPYRSEYKVRELAKDDVFRVDFKLGFRVAPRINLLFRKVVQDMVKNKEVDITSRYESLNKNSVIGDFRFVVIEKFLSNENELPFYDKIVLDIYFVLKQLSLSEEKAFGLDTSSVTTEKVPLIVTPTRDINLVRIPL; encoded by the coding sequence ATGTCCTCAGAGAAGCACCACATTAACAAGGTTACATTAGCCGGGTTAATGGTTACACTCGGTATCATTTATGGCGATATCGGAACCTCTCCTTTATATGTACTAAAAGCCATAGTTGGCAATGATCCCATTAATAAAGATGTTGTGTTAGGAGCGGTTTCCTGTATATTTTGGACGCTCACCTTACAAACCACTATCAAATATGTTATTATCACACTGCGTGCAGATAATAAAGGTGAGGGCGGAATTTTTTCGCTGTATGCACTTGTACGACGCACCAAGCGAAAATGGCTTTTGGTGCCTGCCATTATTGGCGGAAGTACTTTGCTCGCCGATGGAATTATAACGCCACCTATCTCGGTTGCTTCTTCAATAGAGGGATTGCGCTTGTTTAGTGCTAATATACCTACAGTTCCAATAGTTATTTTAATTATTTCCGTATTGTTTTTTATTCAGCAATTTGGGACCAAAATGGTAGGTAAATTTTTTGGGCCGGTGATGCTTATTTGGTTTAGTATGCTAGCCATACTTGGTATTTCACAATTAGTTCATAATCCGGGTGTTCTAAAGGCATTAAATCCTTATTACGCGTATTATGTATTGTCTAATTATCCCAATGCCATGCTTTTATTGGGTGCTGTTTTTCTTTGCACAACAGGAGCTGAAGCATTGTATTCAGATTTGGGCCATTGTGGAAAGGAAAATATTCGCATGAGTTGGATTTTTGTAAAAACTTGTTTGGTGCTAAATTACTTTGGTCAAGCGGCCTGGTTAATTGCACATCACGATGAAAAACTTTCTGCTTTTGCCGGAGGAAATCCTTTTTTTTCCATAATGCCACAATGGTTTTATGGCACCGGAATCATAATTGCGGCTTCTGCAGCGATTGTAGCGAGTCAGGCTTTAATAAGCGGTTCGTTTACACTCATTAATGAGGCTATGCGATTAAACTTCTGGCCAAAAGTGCGCGTAGTTTATCCCACTAATTTACGCGGTCAAATCTACATCCCTTCGGTAAATTGGTTGCTCATGTGGGGATGTATTTTCGTGGTATTATTTTTTAAAGAATCATCCAACATGGAAGCTGCCTATGGTTTGGCCATTGTGCTTACAATGCTCATGACAACTACTTTGCTCACCTATTACATGATTTTAAAGCGTTACAATCCTGTTTATATTGTCTTAAGCTTAATCATCTACCTCGGTATCGAAATATCTTTTTTAATTGCCAACTTAAATAAGTTTGTACACGGTGGTTACGTTACTTTATTAATAGCAGCAATTTTAATCACTGTTATGGCTGTATGGTATCAAGCTAGAAAAATAAAAAACCGTTACGTTGAGTTTGTAAAACTGAAAGATTATCTCCCTTTATTGGCTGATTTATCTGCAGACCTTAGCATTCCCAAATATGCAACTCACTTGGTGTATTTGAGCAGCGCTGATAAACACGATGAGTTGGAATCAAAAGTAATTTATTCCATTATGCAAAAACAGCCCAAACGTGCTGATATTTATTGGTTTTTGCATGTGGATGTTGTAGATGAGCCTTATCGTTCGGAGTATAAAGTGCGTGAGTTGGCTAAAGATGATGTGTTTCGGGTGGATTTTAAATTAGGATTTAGGGTTGCTCCCCGAATTAATTTGCTTTTCCGCAAAGTGGTGCAAGATATGGTAAAGAACAAAGAAGTTGATATTACCAGTCGCTATGAATCACTCAATAAAAATAGTGTGATAGGAGATTTTCGTTTTGTAGTGATTGAAAAATTCTTGTCAAATGAGAATGAGCTACCCTTCTACGATAAAATTGTGCTGGACATTTATTTTGTTTTGAAACAATTAAGCCTTTCTGAGGAGAAAGCATTTGGTCTCGACACAAGTTCCGTTACTACTGAAAAAGTTCCTTTAATTGTAACGCCAACGCGCGATATCAATTTAGTGAGAATCCCCCTCTAA
- a CDS encoding YfiR family protein, with the protein MNRFFKIAFVGLIGFMSLGIQAADDTPSKIKATFIYNFTKYIEWPASYKQGNFIIGIVGTTPLLKDLSNMAATKKAGAQPFEIQSFPNVNAIGKCHLLFVAADNASNIKEISSKMKGFSTLIVAERPGCAKQGAAINFVIMENKQRFELNKANAEKYNLKIGSSLAGLAILVE; encoded by the coding sequence ATGAACAGGTTTTTTAAAATAGCTTTTGTAGGTTTGATAGGCTTCATGTCGCTTGGTATTCAAGCGGCAGATGATACGCCGTCAAAAATCAAGGCAACCTTCATTTACAACTTCACAAAATACATTGAGTGGCCGGCCAGCTATAAACAAGGAAATTTCATCATCGGAATTGTAGGCACTACCCCCTTGTTGAAAGATTTGAGCAACATGGCCGCAACTAAAAAAGCCGGCGCTCAACCTTTTGAAATACAAAGTTTCCCGAATGTAAATGCAATTGGCAAGTGCCATTTGCTATTTGTTGCTGCTGATAATGCCTCGAACATTAAAGAAATTTCTTCAAAAATGAAAGGCTTTAGCACACTTATCGTGGCTGAACGTCCGGGCTGTGCCAAACAAGGTGCCGCCATCAATTTTGTGATTATGGAAAACAAACAACGCTTCGAATTAAACAAGGCTAATGCCGAAAAATATAATTTAAAAATAGGTTCCAGCCTAGCCGGCTTGGCCATTTTAGTTGAATAA
- a CDS encoding DUF1905 domain-containing protein, translating into MEKALVNKKFLLEKYPGKGGWTFARINGIIKTAKTPFGWKKVKGTIDGYEIRKYHLMPMGDGNFFLPVKAEIRKAIHKTEGDRVHIVLYPDNEPLHVPEEMLQCLQDEPLALHFFMSLSESEKNFYIQWIYSAKQEQTKINRMAKSINRLAKGLKLYAPEIKT; encoded by the coding sequence ATGGAAAAGGCTTTAGTCAATAAAAAATTCCTGCTCGAAAAATATCCCGGCAAGGGTGGATGGACATTCGCACGCATCAATGGAATTATAAAAACAGCAAAAACTCCATTTGGATGGAAAAAGGTGAAAGGTACTATTGACGGTTACGAAATTCGCAAATACCATTTGATGCCAATGGGCGACGGCAATTTTTTCCTTCCGGTGAAAGCAGAAATACGAAAAGCCATTCACAAAACAGAAGGAGATCGCGTGCACATTGTGCTATATCCAGATAATGAACCACTACATGTGCCTGAAGAAATGCTACAATGCCTGCAAGACGAACCACTTGCTTTGCACTTTTTTATGTCTCTTTCCGAAAGCGAAAAAAATTTTTATATCCAATGGATTTATTCTGCCAAGCAAGAACAAACAAAAATTAACCGAATGGCAAAATCCATCAACCGCCTTGCCAAAGGGCTAAAGCTGTATGCTCCCGAAATTAAAACATAA
- a CDS encoding DUF502 domain-containing protein has product MNRLIRYFLQGLLFTVPIFITLYVIYQIISSVGGVVHSLGIHIHPVVDPFIGFFSVIVLVIIMGMVGSSLILQPFFKIIDHNIERAPLVKTIYSSVKDLLSAFVGKKKRFNKPVLVITNRHPEVQKIGFVTNEDLTELSINKDKVAVYLPYSYAFSGMLIIVDKENVSPIHASSAEVMKFIISGGVTDLE; this is encoded by the coding sequence ATGAATCGCTTAATCCGATATTTTCTTCAAGGCTTACTTTTTACAGTACCTATTTTTATTACACTTTACGTGATTTATCAAATCATATCAAGTGTAGGAGGGGTAGTGCATTCTTTGGGAATTCATATCCATCCTGTAGTAGATCCATTTATTGGATTTTTCTCGGTAATCGTGTTGGTTATTATTATGGGGATGGTGGGCTCTTCCTTGATTTTACAACCCTTTTTTAAAATCATCGACCACAATATTGAGCGTGCACCGCTGGTGAAAACTATTTACTCCTCCGTTAAGGATTTATTGTCTGCTTTTGTAGGCAAAAAGAAACGCTTTAATAAACCGGTTCTAGTTATAACCAACCGTCATCCGGAAGTGCAGAAAATAGGTTTTGTTACCAATGAAGATTTAACCGAACTTAGCATCAATAAAGATAAAGTTGCCGTATACCTACCCTACTCTTATGCCTTTTCAGGGATGCTTATTATTGTTGATAAAGAAAATGTAAGTCCCATCCATGCCAGTTCGGCCGAGGTTATGAAGTTTATCATTTCGGGAGGGGTAACAGATCTAGAATGA
- a CDS encoding KUP/HAK/KT family potassium transporter, translating to MSAHHSVHKVSAAGLLVTLGIIFGDIGTSPLYVLKAIVGEAPINVETVMGGISCIFWTLTLQTTIKYVILTLRADNKGEGGIFSLYTLVKKTKIKWLLFPAVIGGSAILAEGIITPPISVSSAIEGLGMIESLRHIPTVPIVIIIIFLLFAIQQFGTKSIGKLFGPVMLIWFTTIGILGFSELMHNWSVLKAINPYYAYLLLAEHPNGFWLLGAVFLCTTGAEALYSDLGHCGKQNIRITWSFVKVTLLLNYFGQASWLISQEGSWLGGSNPFYAIMPLWFLPFGIMLATVSTVVASQALISGSFTLINEAIRLNFWPKARIKYPGDIKGQLYIPSVNWFLCIGCIIVVLHFRESSKMEAAYGLTIILGMLMSSRLLTYFMKIKKYWKPFIWMFIVVYLIVELSFFVAQLGKFTNGGWISLMIASFLSSIMLIWFYARKIRNRYVEFVKLGDYLPILEDLSHDLTVPKYATHLVYLTSADSREEIESKIIYSIMQKQPKRADIYWFVHVDVVDEPYRMEYKVSEFIHDDVIRIDFRLGFRIAPRINLMFRKAVEDMVRNNEVDITSRYKSLNKNNIIGDFRFIVIEKFVSYENDLPFIEKIILDVYSVLKHLSLSEPKAFGLDTSSVTVETVPLIIAPPKNINMVRIP from the coding sequence ATGTCAGCGCATCACTCTGTTCACAAAGTTTCAGCAGCCGGGCTTCTTGTAACGCTAGGAATTATTTTTGGCGATATTGGTACCTCACCCTTGTATGTGCTAAAAGCAATCGTAGGAGAAGCTCCTATTAATGTTGAAACAGTAATGGGTGGAATTAGTTGTATATTCTGGACCCTTACACTTCAAACTACGATTAAATATGTAATCCTTACGCTCCGTGCCGATAATAAAGGAGAGGGAGGAATTTTCAGTTTGTATACCTTAGTCAAAAAAACCAAAATTAAGTGGTTGCTGTTTCCGGCTGTAATTGGTGGAAGCGCTATTTTAGCAGAAGGAATTATTACCCCCCCAATTTCTGTCTCCTCTGCCATTGAAGGTTTGGGAATGATTGAATCACTTCGCCACATTCCAACAGTTCCGATTGTAATCATTATCATATTCTTACTCTTTGCAATACAGCAATTCGGAACAAAATCCATTGGAAAACTCTTTGGTCCGGTGATGCTCATTTGGTTTACCACAATAGGAATTCTTGGTTTTTCGGAATTGATGCACAATTGGTCGGTACTTAAAGCTATCAATCCCTATTACGCCTATTTATTATTAGCCGAGCATCCCAATGGTTTTTGGCTTTTGGGAGCTGTTTTTTTGTGCACTACCGGAGCTGAAGCGCTTTATTCTGATCTTGGACATTGCGGCAAACAAAACATTCGTATTACTTGGAGTTTTGTAAAAGTTACTTTATTACTCAATTATTTTGGTCAAGCATCTTGGCTTATTTCCCAAGAAGGGAGTTGGCTGGGCGGGTCCAATCCTTTTTATGCAATTATGCCGCTTTGGTTTTTACCTTTTGGAATTATGTTGGCTACGGTCTCTACTGTGGTGGCAAGCCAAGCATTAATTAGCGGCTCATTTACCTTAATTAACGAGGCAATTCGTTTAAATTTTTGGCCCAAAGCCCGCATCAAATATCCCGGCGATATCAAAGGTCAGTTGTATATTCCATCGGTAAATTGGTTTTTGTGTATCGGCTGTATAATTGTTGTTCTTCATTTTCGTGAATCTTCTAAAATGGAGGCTGCTTATGGCCTAACCATTATTTTGGGGATGCTGATGTCTTCGCGTTTGCTCACTTATTTTATGAAAATTAAAAAATATTGGAAGCCATTTATCTGGATGTTTATTGTAGTTTATTTAATTGTGGAATTGTCTTTTTTTGTAGCGCAATTAGGGAAATTTACGAATGGCGGATGGATCAGTTTAATGATTGCCAGTTTCCTCTCATCCATTATGTTGATTTGGTTTTATGCCCGCAAAATCCGCAATCGCTATGTTGAATTTGTAAAGCTAGGCGACTATCTGCCTATACTCGAAGATTTAAGCCACGATTTAACCGTTCCCAAATATGCCACACATTTGGTTTACCTTACCAGTGCTGATAGCCGTGAAGAAATAGAATCTAAAATCATTTATTCCATCATGCAAAAGCAACCCAAACGAGCCGATATTTATTGGTTTGTGCATGTGGATGTAGTGGATGAACCTTATCGAATGGAATACAAGGTGAGCGAATTCATTCACGACGATGTTATCCGAATTGATTTTCGACTTGGATTCCGAATTGCACCCCGCATCAATTTAATGTTTCGCAAAGCAGTAGAAGATATGGTGCGTAACAATGAGGTTGATATAACAAGCCGCTATAAATCATTAAATAAAAACAACATCATTGGTGATTTTAGATTCATTGTTATCGAAAAATTTGTTTCCTACGAAAACGATCTGCCTTTTATTGAAAAAATTATTTTGGATGTTTATTCCGTTTTAAAACACCTCAGTTTATCGGAACCTAAAGCTTTTGGTTTAGACACCAGTTCCGTTACTGTGGAAACTGTGCCGCTCATTATTGCCCCTCCAAAAAACATTAACATGGTGCGAATTCCATAG